A region of the Styela clava chromosome 1, kaStyClav1.hap1.2, whole genome shotgun sequence genome:
CGATTAATGATTCTTATTCAAGAGTTCTTTGAATTTTATTGCTTCGAGTATAATGTCCGGAAATACgcgaataaataaatatttctgaatTACATGCCTGTATAATATTACCAAATTTTGATTATCGCCTTCTGCTAGTGTTAGGCAACTGGCTTAATACCATAAGAGCGGTTCACGAAATGCAATACAAGGTTGTTAGTTTGGACTTATCCTAATCTACTACACAATAAACTTCTAATTGTTTGCAGACCTGCCTAATTTCCTAGAATATGCTTCAAAAAGTACGCTTACCATTGAAATGCTTTTATCCTCTTCAAAACACATTCATACCTTCGGATTAGCAAATATTTCCTTACCGTGTAGTTTGTTGTTAAAGATGAACTTGTACAGACTTGACTAGTCTCGCAATAAAACTACTATAATCAGGTATTTACGCGACGCAACGAAGACaagaataaatttaaatttcgatgctaaatgttgagaaaaattgtCACCCCAATCTGGCCACGAAATAGTACCTTTCTCGttaagaataatatatatatatattaatctaGAGGTCGCTGGTATAAATACTGCTTTAACGAATGTTCTATTTTTAGATTTAATATAAGCTCATTTCTTAAACAAAGCCTAGTTCAACTATTTTTTCAGCAGTAAATTCAGAGCTTCGAGTTATGTTTCGCAAAAAAGAATACTTTGATGAAGAACAAATTGTTTCTGGCGTCAGAATACAACACCAAACCTATAACATACCCGGTCTTGTGTCATATCGCAAACTTCCAGGACACTTTTATTTACGCCATCGGACTGACGTATATTCAAATTCCCAAGTTTTTTGACCTTTTCCGTGACAAATTTTAATGACATTCCTTATTCAAACACAGTGAATAATATTACACTGGTACAAACTCCATATATTGGATCATAATTCTAAAACTAGGGAGGTAAGCCTGGACATAGTTGGCCAATTTAACTTATCAATATCGGAAGATTGGTTGTGCTTAAACTTCTTAGTGTCCCAAATTAGAAACTACTTTACGGCTACCGTGCCGCTTGGGTCAGCATTTGTTCATGTATGTCCGATAAATTCCGCCTCTAAAAGCGCTGATACCGTGCATGGTCGTTGAGTTGTATAATAGATGGGTTTTACCGCTGCGCAAACATCCCATTATAAAGTTGTGTTTGGAATGCACAATACATTTATCTTCCTTCTATTATTTTATATGGTTGGGTAGACAGATCCCTCTCGATTAAAACCTTTATTCGCGGAAAATTGACATTTGAGTCTGCCCAAACCTGGGTATTTGTTAATTCAAAATATGTGCCACTATCTAACCGTAATAATGTGTTCGGTTCGACTTTCTGAAGTACGTCAAATCATTTTATGTATTAGATACATGTATTGGATACAGCACACTCAACAAACTACACTATCTGCTAAACTTAAAGTATGATATCACGAATATTTATCTAGGCAATTTCTCCTCATCCTTTGAATTAAAGTATCGAGTATAATCGCTGTAAATTAGGATATCGTATTATAAAAAGTGTTCGAACTTTAGCACATTCGTATTTTGAGCATGGGCGCAAAGTTTTGACTCTATTTTTGCACAAGAAAAGAATTTCCATCATGTATAGATTGGGCTACATACCCTTTCAAACCATGAATTATATAGCAATCGAAAATTGTATGAGCATTTCCAGAGGTTGGATCATATAAAGCTCGTACTTTTCTAGACTTTATCACCAATGTTATAAATGtcttaaataaatttttcacaCCTTACTTTTACTGCTCTCCCGAAGCGTGTATATTGTTTTTCCTTAAGCTGTTTCCAAAATTCTGTGCAGCACTTCACTATACATTACTCGCCTGACAATTCAAAACCTGGAAAGTTGATCTCATCACAGGTGTACCGTACGATTAAAAACGTTCAGGATTTTTACTTTCGATGGGTTGTTAAATTGGTCTTACGAATACGTGAATCTAAAGTGAAATTCCTATGATTTTTAATAACATAGTATTCTTAATAAAGGACACAAAGAAAACAATAGCCACGGGATGTTCTAGTCTTTCCCAGACAAAGAAAACTCCCTCCCACCGGCAATCGAAGAATGAGCGTTTCTAAGTCTATTAAAGTTTTCAATTTCATCATCGTTAAGCCTGTTGTTATTTACAATTGTCTGGCGGTTATTCAATCTCTCTCAATGTATTGGCACAGGTCCTGTTTTGTTTAGTCCTTTTGTGAACAGGTCAGAGGTAAAACGAAAGATAAACAATCTTGAAATACCACAACTCGATATATATTAAAAGCAATACTTGTACGTTCTGGAGTGATGAATATTAATATCTCTCATAGAGTTGATACAGctgaaataagaaaatcaaGACGTCTTGAACGTATATTCGATCGTTGATCAATTGCAATCCGACTTCATAGAAATAAGATTATAATAGCATATGTATTTTATGAGTTGATGAATTCGACGATGGGGGAAATTTGTTTTGGTATTCTGTCAGAAACGCCCACTATTTAATATTAACGAGCTTGCGCGAGAGGAGTTGAGAATTCGGGGTATGACCTGTTTTTAGTGTGACgccattttttttcagaataaacCTAATTCTCAGAAAAACACCCGTAACAACTGAAATCCCTCACAAAATTTAAACCTGAACCATGTTATATAAATAGATGTAATTTTAACCATAATTGCTGATGATTCTCTTGGAATATTTATCCGTATGTTGAGAGAATCGGGAAATTTAACGAAGAATATTCAATAACCCCTTGCACAAATGAATTCATTTTATATCCGACAAACATGTCGCATCAATTTTTGGTTTAAAATATCGcgataagatatatatatatattttttgagggGGGTTGCTACTGTCATACGGGTTTTGTTATActgaatcgtttttttttcgttgcatttaaaacttataaatatattttagatatatatGTAGTATGACTTAGGCAGCGGCACCAACAATATCGTACATTTTGTATATTACGCGTTTGTTTATATCATTCTTCTGACTATTTTTGTGGTTCACGATTTGAGAACCGTGctgatatatattaaatttccCATACATTCATCACGGGCAAGCCTTGTCAAAATTGCTTTCCATAATGCAATATGTTAGAACCCTTTTTATAAGTGTCCAAATAGGTCGACACTTGGTTGCGCGAGAGAGCCATTCGCAGTGCCTGTTttcgatttttaattttggCTATTCAACGACATGACATTGAAATGAAGTTAATATAAAAGTTAGGCCAAATATCCCGGTTAAAAGGGATATGCAGCGTTTTGATCATAACTTGTTGttatattaaaaaacaattgaccAAAAGCTGTGTGGCGTATTTCAAGAATTTTCATCAACTTTGGGAACAATTACAATAGAAACAATAAAGATACTGACGTCGCAAATTTCGGCTAAAAGATGAAACCCTTCGGTTAATTCCTTTCATATTTATTGTAATACCattcgaaaatattcaaaaacagctCTTGTGCGTTGTCttgtattataaaattttatttgtattgttaCCGATATTCACGTATGAGCCTCACCTCAATGAgtgaaaaatattgaacaaaatatgTAAAACATGCTAAAATCGTAAAGAATTCAATTTATAGAGACTGTCATGAGATGTTGAAAATTTGATGAACACAAAGTAAGATATAATGGGAATTTCACGATGCGGAATACGATGGAAAAGAATATCCATCCAGATATATTCTGAATGGAACTCCACAGTAAACCTCTAATCGCAATGAGAACTATCGGTTAATATTTTGTAACGAAGCAAAATCGCATTCTTTTTGAAAGAGGGGGCAgacaaagtcaaacaaacaatGTCTGTTGCCGTTTCTATAAACACGAAAAGTAAATTTTGAAGAAGAATCTGTTTCTTGTTTAAGCATATACTGATTACCATGTATAGCCTTACCCTAGATGTAATCTGCACAGATAAAATTGCGTTCTGATGATAATATTTAGACTCGGAAAATGAAAAGAATGCGAtcatattttttctttccaCTACATATCTACACGCATTGATTTAATAAGATAAACCAACAAATGATATTTCGAAAGCCCACTTTTAATGAGGTAAACATTTTCTGTTCTGCCTATTCGTATTTTACTTAAATGATTTCTTTTCGAAATAGCCGTTGGGTATGGCCGTTTACTAAGAAACGGTAATCGTAACAGAAATGTTCAAAACAAATCGTTGAGTATTTGTTTAAATCTTGTCATGAGTATAACATGACTaatgtttaataatatataaacaacAGAGCTGAGGCTAGAATTCGAAGTATATATTATTTCACGGCCAAATTTGAGTCATAAAACcgcaaaaaaattagaaaatattctTCTCTGCATATACGCTATTCAAATGATTTTAAAGAGTAAACCAATTTTCGTGCGTTGTTGACTGATAATACAAATGAAACCCAGTCTTCGTCGACAGTGTTTCTAAGAAATCTATTTTTAGCCTCGAGGTATTGAACTGGATTGCGATATAAAAGCGAATGAGATTTctttaattttcaataataaaatgatatttgtgTGGAAACAAGCTACAAATTCACAAACTACGCTCGATCATTTTATTTGCGTGTTGTTAACTATAAAAGTGTTGTAATACCTTGTAGAACATCTGCAATCATAAATCACCAATTAACTTGTAAACGCATTTCACAATGAAGTTCAAAAAAATCTGTCAAATCTGTTGAAAAGCTATCACATGTTAAACTGAATTTCACGAGGTATATAAAATTGCtgccaatttcaaatttgtatttCAAGTTTAGTAAAATGTTATAATTTAGTGTTGATCTGATTTTATTGTAGATTTAAATCATTATACGCATTGCTTCCTTTAAAATGCTGTACGGAACCTTCATTTTGCTCGACGGAATGGTTTCTCAAAGCCGAGCTGGTAAGTAGTCTAGTCAGCAATTCTTTAATAGTTTATACGACTGCAAATGAGGTATTTTGATTTATTAGCTgtggtaaaattttaaaatgtaaattgcatgtatatatatttttttattcttttaaaaaCCCTTTTTACTTGCAACTTTCAAAATAAAGTCACTGATTGATTTGAATCAGACCTAACTGTTGTAAACTTTATTAAACACATTTTGAAGTGGAGCAAATTTCTTCAAAACCCAATTTTTTACATACATAAAACTCGTCTTtatcaatcaaaaataatttcaattttcattcaaatagtTCAACGTGAAACGGTTTACGTTCGTAATTACGAACTTACCTTATTCACTGGCATTGGTGATAacaaaaatcatatatatgcTCGGTTCGCATGTGCAGTTTGGAAACCTGGTGCTCACTTGGTTTATATCAAAGATGAACAAGTTCAAAATGCCGTCGATGATTTGTTAGAAGCCTGGTAAGTAGGGTAggcaatctgaaatatttcttaCATTTTACCCAACTATTTTGTCACTGcggagtaggcttgcacgtaattgacaaaaatcaattccgtaattacggcaaaatcaattacgtaatgaccccgtaattgtgatatttttccacgcatttaaacctatcataacaaccaattgaatccacttcttttccgaatgggacattgaagttgggttttcatattcttggcagtactacacgccatcggcagatgttaaagacaaatatcaaggagtgaattcaaattaattttattctgatttttatcttttgtgttagctttgatttcctttatcaccttcgcaaattaaccgtcccatttttatgcgatcaattttattttatcattaccgacactggtatacggatatttatggaaacgatagttttttaaaaccaccttagtactgaataaaaattaagggtttctaatttattaaccaacgacgagcgtattcactcatttgattatacttgcgatttcctcgcgacgaagacttgtttttgcagcgtcttctgcattatccgacattactgccttgttagcattttataataataattattgatgtcgacttattgacgatattccgattaccatgcttcattttacatttaatcatttcgcggactgaatgtttaaaacattatttgcgataaatttagattaaatattatttatttgagtatagtttaaatatcgaacttatatgatatatgccttctccgaaaatacaaaagttatatcgcaaaacaatgcattttgtgacatttattttacactcacgacattaatttgctaactcaagtcggcgatcctatcggccaagattgacacaagtttgatcgagtgccggtggtattcaagtagacgataaatcaaaataagttgccgcatttggtaagacagttaatcatacatggccgaaatattgagaggaattgtgaaaaacatcatgcgcaagaccaagtccggactgatatataacgataaatccgttaacagaacatcaagattttgtaatagaaaatggatctcgcacagaataaacacactggctcatatttgattatatatgatagcagttaaatttttttgcggtccgcgaggaatccgtcgttttgctgtttctctgccgtctcaatcgctataccgatgccgagaagacgaagttgcgttggttcattacgcaatctctcttttgtcgtcatattgctatttgataagcgcgacattaattatcacggcgaggtattggcgcgagtgatcaatcgctcttttggcttatttggttccaattcgtcgcgaaagctcttcgttaaatttcacaaaatcgtcgtgttgaaaggttatggatattttcctgtttataccctaagtatgaaataaaacagccaaaaacagtatgatattccatgttcatatatcaagtgttgatattaacattaaagaatggttaagcattgctaatccacacttggtggggaattcccactatttaaacgcgtgactataaaataaaatgaaatagaaacggaacatatataccataggtaacggaaaactggaacaagtaaataataaataaaagtaaaatggatacaaatgtttgatagaccatgtttgaaagattgatctcctgcgttcattagtcatttcacccgaagaagttgaaaccgggcgtgttagcgtccatcggtcttaacacaattcttccccctatctacggttattatgtacattggccatggccatgctagataagatgcgagagaagttgaaaccaggtgtgttggcgtcaatcggtcttaacgcaattctatcccttatctacggttaagttacgggagaagttaaaaccaggtgtgttggcgtcaaacggtcttaacgcaattctatcccctatctacggttaggttacgggagaagttaaaaccaggtgtgttagcgtcaatcggtctcaacgcaattctatctcttatctacggttaagttacgggagaagttaaaaccaggtgtgttggcgtcaaacggccctactcagttcttcccccttaactacgttaataatttacattggccatgccagagaagttgataataggttagtgaatggcaacgcgtcatgccctccttcacctacgtaacaagagagagaaaaacggctgcgaataccggaactctaacttctacttgttgagctttcatttttcgcaatcgacgaaattgactgctttgaagaaagctcgtttcaatgcaataattacgactttacggaattcgtaacttcccttccgtaactcaaaataattacgtaattccgtaaatccgtaaattacgtgcaagcctactgcGGAGATAAGGCATCGTCCATCTGCAATTTCCTATTATTAGATTTAGGAGGCATAAAtctttctttcactaatcttgCCCCAAAGAGTTGAAGGTTATCAGTAAATAATCCCATAATGAAGaagattttatttgaattttggaACTTGTAATTTCGGACTGAATACTCTATTTTTCGTCACAGCtgtaataatgtaaattttgtgTTTCATGTTGACAAGACTGATATAGTTCACATTcgaatttgtatttttagtaCGAATTTGTATCTTGAAGTGGGCAATTGTATGTATATTCTTTGGTAATAAACTAATGTAATACATATTTTGCAACGTTAGGGGTTACCCAAATGTGTGGATAGGAGCAAGTGACTTCAACAAAGAAGGCATCTGGGTATGGGATGATGGAACACTCGTAGATACTGGATTTACAAACTGGTGATTGCTCTATCAATAATAGAAAATGTTGAGGCTTCCTGCCTGGAGCCAATGaattattttcacaaattttatatgttttcatgattatattattaatttgaatgGAAGATGGAACGAATCAATCTTGGTATTTGattacatgaaaatatattgtttttatttcaatcgataactttgaataaataattttcttcACTAGTAATAGTAACTTTGCAgcttttgtaatttatttttgtaaaaattactTTGATTCCAGAAATTAGGATTGTGCCGCCATTTTGCACACACACATCTACATCTCAAGCGGATAAAacttatttgtattttttaggGAGCCGGGTCAGCCGGCACGTATTGCTGATTTTATGGATTGCTTGGCTCATTGGAATCATACATGGAACGATAAATATTGTAATCAGGATTATGGTTACATTTCTCAGATAGGTAAATTGAAGCTAGATATCATATTTACTTTTGTATTATAACTTTTATATCGATCTTCGAGGCTATCACGTGGATTATAACACTTCTTAATCCGcaaaaaaagaatataaaaatatcttggTTTTAAAGATTTTAATCTTACTACTTAATTTACAGATACTTCCGATATTTCGGTTTCGTATTATTCGGATTTAAAATTCAGTTTTTCGTCGAGCAAAAGTAGCGCATCAACAGCATTGACATTTGATGAAGCCAAACagcattgtgaaaaacaaggAAGTCGACTTGTCAAAATTGGAAACGAAAGCGTttataaacaaaatacaaaGTGAATTGAAAAGACAAAGGTTAACAGTttaagtgaatttttttttcttttcggcTAACAATTTAGAAACTAATCGAAGCAATTATGTGATACACACATCACTTATCGATTACTTGAAGAGTACACATAGTTTTTCACTGATGTCAGGCAAAATATACGGAATTCATAACCGACAAACTCTTTATGCATGTTTTTAGTGACCCGGAAAAGAAATGTTGGGTTGATGTCGAAAAACCTCCTATAGGTGAATGTGTCGCATTGACACACGATGGGTGGAAAAACTACGATTGTCAAGAAAAACTAGAATTTGCATGTAAAAAAAGTAAGTTGAAACAATATAAcaacagattttatttttaaaatatgacatCGGTAATCTCGGATAGATACCAGTAGTATAATATCAGAATGTACCGAGTAAGCTTATAGAATTGGCGGGTAAGCAATATGGATAAAATATCTGGTTCCGTAGGATTCGgtcaaaatttgagaaaaaataaaactaatattttagttttaaattCTCCAATTTTTACGTATTAAAAATGAGAAATCATTTCATGAGTTAATTACTTGCGAGAAAGGCAATTTTCGCTAAGAATTACAATCTtcccaacaacaacaagaaatacCAACAACGAAAAATTCAGCAAGGCGATTCATAAGTCCCCTTAGTGTTCAGTTATGAAATTTTAGGTTTTCACAACCGTAACTCAAGAACTCTCAAattcaaacaaacaaaattaagaaaatcgaggcaaaatgattttttattcgCCAAACAGATACTTAATTCCGGAAAACGATGGCTTTGAAAGTTCGTTTCATTATCAACCGCGTACCCGGGAATATCGAATACTTTGTTACAGTTTTTCCATGGAACGTAAAAGATTCTGACGACAATCCGAGAATATCGGAAACAACTAATTTGGAAATTGAATGCACTGCTGAGGGTTTTCCTGTTCCGAATCTTAGTTGGCACCGTGATGCCGTAGAAGTCAAAGATGAAGTTAGTGAACGAGTATATCAAACAAAATCTTCCGGAAAGTCTGTCTTGTTTatcaaaaacgcaaaaatagAAGATTCAGGGAAATATCAATGCTTCGCTTCAAATAACATGACCCATTCTGCAAGAAGTTTTACAATAGTCGAAGGTTATAACTTTTATAACGAACTTCGAGGCTATCACGTGGATTATAACACTTCTTAATCCGcaaaaaaagaatataaaaatatcttggTTTTGAAGATTTTAATCTTACTACTTCATTTACAGATACTTCCGATATTTCGGTTTCGTTCTATTCGGATTTAAAATTCAGTTTTTTGTCGAGCAAAAGTAGCGCATCAACAGCATTGTCATTTGATGAAGCCAAACagcattgtgaaaaacaaggAAGTCGACTTGTCAAAATTGGAAACGAAAGCGTttataaacaaaatacaaaGTGAATTGAAAAGACAAAGGTTAACAGTttaagtgaatttttttttcttttcggcTAACAATTTAGAAACTAATCGCAGCAATTATGTGATACACACATCACTTATCGATTACTTGAAGAGTACACATAGTTTTTCACTGATGTCAGGCAAAATATACGGAATTCATAACCGACAAACTCTTCATGCATGTTTTTAGTGACCCGGAAAAGAAATGTTGGGTTGATGTCGAAAAACCTCCTATAGGTGAATGTGTCGCATTGACACACGATTGATGGAAAAACTACGATTGTCAAGAAAAACTAGAATTTGCATGTAAAAAAAGTAAGTTGAAACAATATAAcaacagattttatttttaaaatatgacatCGGTAATCTCGGATAGATACCAGTAGTAGAATACCAGAATGTACCGAGTAAGCTTATAGATTTGGTGGGTAAGCAATATGGATAAAATATCTGGTTCCGTAGGATTCGgtcaaaatttgagaaaaaat
Encoded here:
- the LOC144422234 gene encoding uncharacterized protein LOC144422234, whose product is MLYGTFILLDGMVSQSRAVQRETVYVRNYELTLFTGIGDNKNHIYARFACAVWKPGAHLVYIKDEQVQNAVDDLLEAWGYPNVWIGASDFNKEGIWVWDDGTLVDTGFTNWEPGQPARIADFMDCLAHWNHTWNDKYCNQDYGYISQIDTSDISVSYYSDLKFSFSSSKSSASTALTFDEAKQHCEKQGSRLVKIGNESVYKQNTNDPEKKCWVDVEKPPIGECVALTHDGWKNYDCQEKLEFACKKIFPWNVKDSDDNPRISETTNLEIECTAEGFPVPNLSWHRDAVEVKDEVSERVYQTKSSGKSVLFIKNAKIEDSGKYQCFASNNMTHSARSFTIVEDTSDISVSFYSDLKFSFLSSKSSASTALSFDEAKQHCEKQGSRLVKIGNESVYKQNTK